From Chryseobacterium sp. H1D6B, a single genomic window includes:
- the htpG gene encoding molecular chaperone HtpG yields the protein MTKGNINVSVENIFPLIKKFLYSDHEIFLRELISNATDATLKLKHLTGIGEAKVEYGNPRIEVKIDKEQKTLRIIDQGIGMTAEEVEKYINQVAFSGAEEFLEKYKDSAKDSGIIGHFGLGFYSAFMVAEKVEIITKSYRDGTSAVRWICDGSPEFTLEETADKTDRGTEIILHIAEDSTEFLEESKIRELLLKYNKFMPVPIKFGTKTQTLPLPEDAAEDAKPETEEVDNIINNPNPAWTIAPSDLTSEDYMTFYHELYPMQFEEPLFHIHLNVDYPFNLTGILFFPKLANNLNIEKDKIQLYQNQVFVTDEVKGIVPDFLMLLRGVIDSPDIPLNVSRSYLQADGAVKKISSYITKKVADKMTSLINENREDYEQKWNDIKIVIEYGIVSEEKFAEKSDKFTLYPTVDGKYFLWNELVEKITPSHTDKDGNLIILYTSNADEQHSYIQSAQDKGYEVLLLDSHIISHVIQKLESSKEKVSFVRVDADHVNNLIKKDEPVISKLNDTEKESLKKNVEETIKDKKFTVQLEDLDSSDAPFTITQPEFLRRMKDMQATGGGGMFGMGGFPEMYNLVVNSNSEFADQVLKTENTEEKENLIKYALDLAKLSQNLLKGKDLTDFIQRSYQQLKK from the coding sequence ATGACTAAAGGAAATATTAATGTATCCGTGGAAAACATTTTTCCGCTTATTAAAAAATTTCTTTACAGTGACCACGAAATATTCTTGAGAGAGCTGATTTCCAATGCGACAGATGCTACTTTAAAATTAAAACACTTAACCGGCATCGGTGAAGCAAAAGTTGAATACGGAAATCCAAGAATAGAAGTTAAAATCGATAAAGAGCAGAAAACGCTCCGTATCATTGACCAGGGGATCGGTATGACTGCAGAAGAGGTTGAAAAATACATCAACCAGGTTGCTTTTTCTGGAGCTGAAGAGTTTTTAGAAAAATATAAAGATTCTGCAAAAGATTCAGGAATTATCGGCCATTTCGGTCTTGGATTCTATTCTGCTTTTATGGTGGCAGAAAAAGTAGAAATTATTACAAAATCATACCGTGACGGAACATCAGCCGTTCGTTGGATCTGTGACGGAAGCCCGGAATTCACTCTTGAAGAAACTGCTGATAAAACAGACAGAGGAACTGAGATCATTCTTCATATCGCAGAAGATTCTACAGAATTTTTAGAGGAGTCAAAAATCCGCGAATTATTACTGAAATACAACAAATTCATGCCTGTTCCAATTAAATTTGGAACCAAAACACAGACTCTTCCTTTACCGGAAGACGCAGCAGAAGATGCAAAACCCGAAACAGAGGAAGTAGACAATATCATCAATAATCCAAATCCAGCATGGACGATTGCGCCAAGTGATCTTACGAGCGAAGATTATATGACATTCTACCATGAGCTGTATCCGATGCAGTTTGAAGAGCCTTTATTTCATATCCACCTGAATGTAGATTATCCATTTAATCTGACAGGAATTTTATTTTTCCCGAAACTGGCCAATAATCTGAATATTGAAAAAGATAAAATTCAATTATATCAAAATCAGGTATTCGTTACAGATGAAGTAAAAGGAATTGTTCCGGATTTCTTGATGCTGCTGAGAGGTGTGATCGATTCTCCGGATATTCCATTGAACGTTTCCCGTTCTTACCTGCAGGCTGACGGTGCCGTAAAGAAGATCTCTTCTTACATCACCAAAAAAGTGGCGGATAAAATGACTTCTCTTATCAACGAAAACCGTGAAGATTACGAACAAAAATGGAATGACATTAAAATCGTCATTGAATACGGAATCGTTTCTGAGGAAAAATTCGCTGAAAAATCTGATAAATTTACCTTATACCCTACCGTTGACGGAAAATATTTCTTGTGGAATGAACTGGTTGAAAAAATAACACCTTCCCATACTGATAAAGACGGAAATCTAATTATTCTTTATACTTCCAATGCGGATGAGCAGCACAGCTATATTCAATCTGCACAGGATAAAGGTTATGAAGTTCTTCTTTTAGATTCTCATATTATTTCTCATGTCATTCAGAAACTGGAATCATCTAAAGAAAAAGTTTCATTTGTAAGAGTGGATGCAGACCACGTTAATAATTTAATAAAAAAAGACGAACCTGTTATCTCTAAATTAAATGATACCGAAAAAGAATCTTTAAAGAAAAATGTAGAAGAAACTATTAAAGATAAAAAATTCACAGTACAGCTTGAAGATCTAGACAGCAGTGATGCTCCTTTCACCATTACCCAGCCGGAATTCTTACGAAGAATGAAAGACATGCAGGCGACTGGCGGAGGCGGTATGTTTGGAATGGGAGGTTTCCCTGAAATGTATAATCTGGTAGTGAACTCCAACAGTGAATTTGCAGATCAGGTTTTAAAAACAGAGAATACTGAAGAAAAAGAAAATCTGATAAAGTATGCTTTAGATCTGGCTAAGCTTTCTCAAAACTTACTGAAAGGAAAAGACCTTACAGATTTTATTCAAAGAAGCTACCAGCAGCTTAAAAAATAA
- a CDS encoding LemA family protein — MIPILIIIIVAAGLVTFLISSYNRLVLLKNNMAKAFANIDVVLKQRADEVPNLVKTVKATALNENTILKELVSLRSQYFNEDKSNEKIKIAGTIGTKMKSFMFTAEAYPGIKASQSFLELQKRLSELEDIIADRREYFNDSVNLYNTGIEVFPDFIFAKMMNYKKKEMMQFPDAEKQYNNSKELSWK; from the coding sequence ATGATCCCTATTTTAATTATAATTATCGTTGCTGCCGGTCTGGTTACCTTTTTAATCAGTTCTTACAATCGTCTTGTACTATTAAAAAACAATATGGCAAAAGCTTTTGCAAACATTGATGTCGTTTTGAAACAGCGTGCTGATGAAGTGCCTAATCTGGTAAAAACAGTAAAAGCAACGGCCTTGAATGAAAATACAATTCTTAAAGAGCTGGTATCGCTCCGTTCTCAATATTTTAATGAAGATAAAAGCAATGAAAAAATTAAAATTGCAGGAACCATAGGCACGAAAATGAAATCTTTTATGTTCACCGCTGAAGCTTATCCTGGAATAAAAGCCAGCCAGTCTTTTCTTGAACTTCAAAAAAGATTAAGCGAACTGGAAGATATTATTGCAGACAGAAGAGAATATTTCAATGATTCTGTGAATCTTTATAACACAGGAATTGAAGTTTTCCCCGATTTCATTTTTGCAAAAATGATGAATTACAAGAAAAAGGAAATGATGCAGTTTCCGGATGCAGAAAAACAATACAACAATTCAAAAGAACTATCATGGAAATAG
- a CDS encoding helix-turn-helix transcriptional regulator has product MQKERLRLLRKQKGYTQQQIADIIATDVSNYSRKESGDVKIVRAEWEKIANFLNVTMEDIYQDDEGQIVVNNDHPVFNDSSGSGIYQYNNTSIPLSVVENLQEYISLLKEEIKDLHEEIKVLKSKK; this is encoded by the coding sequence ATGCAAAAAGAAAGATTACGCTTATTGAGAAAGCAAAAAGGATATACACAACAGCAGATCGCTGATATCATTGCAACAGATGTATCCAACTACAGCAGAAAAGAAAGCGGAGATGTAAAGATCGTAAGAGCTGAATGGGAAAAAATAGCTAACTTTTTAAATGTTACTATGGAAGATATCTACCAAGATGATGAAGGTCAAATCGTTGTTAATAATGACCACCCTGTATTTAATGACAGCTCAGGATCGGGTATTTATCAATACAACAATACCAGTATTCCTCTTTCTGTTGTTGAAAACCTTCAGGAGTATATTTCTTTATTAAAAGAGGAAATAAAAGACCTTCATGAAGAAATCAAAGTCTTAAAGAGTAAAAAATAA
- a CDS encoding MGMT family protein: MDEIFKQQIYEITKLIPKGRVSTYGAIAKAVGYPNHSRHVGKAMGGCPKDVPAHRVISSSGSLSVPEFQPKLEAEGIVVENFKIKNFKKLFWDPLNEL; encoded by the coding sequence ATGGACGAAATTTTCAAACAGCAGATTTACGAAATTACAAAGCTTATTCCCAAAGGCCGTGTTTCTACGTATGGAGCAATAGCGAAAGCTGTCGGCTATCCTAATCATTCCCGTCATGTGGGTAAGGCGATGGGAGGCTGTCCGAAAGATGTTCCTGCTCACCGCGTGATTTCCAGCTCAGGAAGTTTATCTGTGCCGGAATTCCAGCCAAAATTAGAAGCTGAAGGAATTGTCGTTGAAAATTTTAAAATTAAAAACTTTAAAAAACTTTTCTGGGATCCTTTGAATGAGCTTTAA
- a CDS encoding deoxyhypusine synthase family protein has protein sequence MNKPITEFIEKYYLHFNAASLVDASKGYVAHLKEGGKMMITLAGAMSTAELGKILAEMIRQDKVQFISCTGANLEEDLMNLVAHSHYERVPHYRDLTPQEEWDLLEKGLNRVTDTCIPEEEAFRRLQKHIYQIWKDAETKGERYFPHEYMYKMLLSGVLEQYYEIPKEDSWMLAAAEKNLPIVVPGWEDSTMGNIFASYCIKGELQPSTMKSGIEYMTYLADWYPKNSGGKGVGFFQIGGGIAGDFPICVVPMLYQDMEMHDIPFWSYFCQISDSTTSYGSYSGAVPNEKITWGKLDITTPKFIVESDATICAPLMFSYILENS, from the coding sequence ATGAACAAACCTATTACTGAATTCATAGAAAAATATTATCTGCACTTCAATGCAGCTTCATTAGTAGATGCTTCTAAAGGCTATGTTGCCCACTTGAAAGAAGGAGGAAAAATGATGATCACTCTAGCAGGTGCAATGTCTACTGCTGAGCTTGGGAAGATTTTGGCTGAAATGATCCGTCAGGATAAAGTACAGTTCATTTCTTGTACTGGAGCGAACCTTGAAGAAGATTTAATGAATTTAGTTGCTCATTCACATTACGAAAGAGTTCCTCACTATAGAGATTTAACACCTCAAGAAGAATGGGATTTATTAGAAAAAGGACTTAACAGAGTTACAGATACCTGCATTCCTGAAGAAGAAGCTTTCAGAAGACTGCAAAAGCATATCTATCAGATCTGGAAAGATGCTGAAACGAAAGGAGAGCGTTATTTCCCGCACGAATATATGTATAAGATGCTTTTATCAGGTGTTTTAGAGCAGTATTATGAGATCCCGAAAGAAGATTCTTGGATGCTTGCTGCTGCAGAGAAAAACTTGCCGATCGTAGTTCCGGGATGGGAAGATTCTACAATGGGAAATATTTTCGCTTCTTATTGTATTAAAGGTGAATTACAGCCTTCAACTATGAAATCAGGTATTGAATATATGACTTATTTAGCAGACTGGTATCCAAAAAACAGTGGCGGAAAAGGAGTTGGTTTCTTCCAGATCGGAGGAGGTATCGCTGGAGATTTCCCCATCTGTGTGGTTCCAATGCTGTATCAGGATATGGAAATGCATGACATCCCGTTCTGGTCTTATTTCTGCCAGATCTCCGATTCTACAACGTCTTATGGTTCTTATTCAGGAGCTGTTCCAAACGAGAAAATCACTTGGGGTAAATTAGATATCACTACACCGAAATTTATCGTTGAGAGTGATGCAACGATCTGTGCACCATTGATGTTCAGTTATATCTTAGAAAATTCTTAA
- the arfB gene encoding alternative ribosome rescue aminoacyl-tRNA hydrolase ArfB, whose translation MKDFSRELNFKTSRSSGAGGQNVNKVETAVTVLWKVDDSEFFYDSQKVLIHNKLKNRINAEGFLFLTVSESRTQLMNKNKAIEKIIEIVNKALIVPKKRVATKPSKGQKQKRLDTKKKISDKKENRRFRLGD comes from the coding sequence ATGAAAGATTTTTCCAGAGAACTCAATTTTAAAACTTCCCGGAGCAGCGGCGCAGGAGGACAGAACGTCAACAAAGTAGAAACAGCTGTCACAGTGCTTTGGAAAGTTGATGACTCTGAATTTTTCTATGACAGCCAGAAAGTTTTAATTCATAATAAACTTAAAAATAGGATCAATGCAGAAGGTTTCTTGTTCTTAACGGTGTCTGAAAGCAGAACCCAGTTAATGAATAAAAATAAAGCCATTGAAAAGATTATCGAGATTGTAAACAAAGCTTTGATTGTTCCTAAAAAGAGAGTAGCTACGAAACCTTCAAAAGGCCAGAAACAAAAGAGATTAGATACAAAAAAGAAAATTTCAGATAAAAAAGAAAACAGGCGATTTAGGCTTGGAGACTAA
- a CDS encoding AMP-binding protein: MVIDFNNLRINNLDCKTDFEKKIKKFLEEWFSKGETVKVQTSGSTGTPKVFEIEKNKMLNSAAMTCNFLELKEGNTALLCLPVEYISGKMMIVRSLERKLQLIITDPSLKPIENLEAEVDFCAMTPLQVENSMDKLHLIKNLIIGGASVSESLKKRFSGLTTNIYETYGMSETLSHIALKQLNPQAEEYFTAFDNVSISKDDRGCLKISAPSVNTEMLQTNDLVDIKDENQFRFLGRIDNVINSGGAKIFPEALEALIKKEIVNEVVFLGVKDESLGQKLILVIEGRETDDIMKKISEIQFEMRFHKPKEIIFIDKIPRTPNGKVNRKELLDLISIS; encoded by the coding sequence ATGGTGATAGACTTCAATAATCTCAGAATTAATAATTTAGATTGTAAAACAGATTTTGAAAAAAAAATCAAAAAATTTTTAGAAGAATGGTTTTCTAAAGGGGAGACGGTAAAAGTTCAGACTTCCGGTTCTACAGGTACTCCAAAAGTATTCGAAATTGAAAAAAATAAAATGCTGAATTCTGCCGCCATGACCTGCAATTTTTTAGAATTGAAAGAAGGGAATACGGCACTGCTATGCCTTCCAGTAGAATATATTTCCGGAAAAATGATGATTGTACGTTCTTTGGAAAGGAAATTACAACTGATTATTACTGATCCGTCTTTAAAGCCGATCGAAAATTTAGAAGCCGAAGTAGATTTTTGTGCGATGACTCCTCTGCAGGTTGAAAATTCAATGGATAAGCTGCATCTTATCAAAAATCTCATTATCGGAGGTGCTTCTGTATCGGAAAGTTTAAAAAAGAGATTTTCGGGACTTACAACGAATATTTATGAAACCTACGGAATGTCTGAAACGCTTTCTCATATTGCTTTAAAGCAATTGAATCCTCAGGCTGAAGAGTATTTTACAGCTTTTGATAACGTTTCAATCTCAAAAGATGATAGAGGTTGTTTGAAGATATCTGCGCCAAGTGTTAATACTGAAATGCTGCAGACTAATGATTTAGTTGATATTAAGGATGAAAATCAATTCAGATTTTTAGGAAGAATAGATAATGTTATCAATTCTGGAGGGGCAAAAATTTTCCCTGAAGCATTAGAAGCTTTGATTAAAAAAGAAATTGTAAATGAAGTTGTATTTTTGGGAGTGAAAGATGAAAGTTTAGGGCAGAAACTGATATTGGTGATTGAAGGCAGAGAAACGGATGATATAATGAAAAAGATATCTGAAATTCAATTTGAAATGAGGTTTCATAAACCGAAGGAAATTATTTTTATTGATAAAATTCCCCGCACTCCTAATGGAAAAGTAAACAGAAAAGAACTGCTTGATCTCATCTCAATATCATAA
- a CDS encoding antirestriction protein ArdA, with protein MTNLQNCLDNCSVYCGTYHKYNNSSLYGKWLNLSDYSSYEELQEAMRELHSDEQDPEFMFQDYEHCELFEGLGLISESFLSPEIYEIAEQINDSGHDTEVFEAVLSNFLDMDFQSAYEYANNFYYGEYDSDEDFVQELYENDIPFGLPNFVVIDWEATARNIMYDYFESNGHYFGT; from the coding sequence ATGACAAATTTACAAAATTGTCTCGACAATTGTTCCGTTTATTGTGGGACCTATCACAAGTACAACAATTCAAGCCTTTATGGTAAATGGTTAAATCTTTCAGACTATTCAAGCTATGAAGAATTACAGGAAGCAATGCGAGAGCTTCACAGTGACGAACAAGACCCTGAATTTATGTTTCAAGATTATGAACATTGCGAACTGTTTGAGGGGCTAGGATTGATTAGCGAGAGTTTTTTATCTCCCGAAATTTACGAGATCGCGGAACAAATAAACGATTCGGGGCATGATACAGAAGTTTTTGAAGCGGTTTTAAGTAATTTTTTGGATATGGATTTTCAAAGTGCTTATGAGTATGCGAATAATTTTTATTACGGAGAGTATGACAGTGATGAGGATTTTGTACAGGAATTATACGAAAATGATATTCCTTTTGGTCTTCCTAACTTCGTTGTGATAGATTGGGAGGCTACTGCCCGTAACATTATGTATGATTATTTTGAGTCCAACGGGCATTATTTCGGTACTTAA